One Zootoca vivipara chromosome 9, rZooViv1.1, whole genome shotgun sequence DNA window includes the following coding sequences:
- the ZCCHC4 gene encoding rRNA N6-adenosine-methyltransferase ZCCHC4 isoform X1 — MEDEQRPGVAVVLDRDPSSPAPRCPHGPTLLFAKIVRGKEEGRRFYACSACRERRDCNFFQWEDEKVSEARLSVREMYNQRHQPLLSHRDNVERYKEYVALPLSERRFCRECQLLLLPSEWGRHLGHHILSDVSVTQLKRPSQLLIPLENKKTNAQYLFTERSCQFLLDLITTLGFKRVLCVGTPRLHEFIKFQTSQEKKICIKSLLLDIDFRYSQFYTEEDFCHYNMFNHHFFAGEAAYEICRKFLQEDNGKDVIMVADPPFGGLVEALAFSFKKLVAMRRQTGGADPADNNLPILWIFPYFFESRILEFFPNFSMLDYQVDYDNHALYKHGKTGRKQSPVRIFTDISPRLIVLPVEEGYRFCSICQRYVSSDNQHCEICDSCTSKDGRRWTHCLLCKKCVKPSWIHCSVCGRCVLPSHSCKSAEVGSETGCFICGVTDHKRATCPNLHVVRRTHQGGKKSRQKKKKKLVNVNATKTTGGKKMRTAV, encoded by the exons ATGGAAGACGAGCAGCGCCCCGGGGTGGCGGTGGTGCTTGACCGGGACCCCTCGAGCCCAGCTCCCCGCTGCCCTCACG GCCCCACCCTTCTGTTTGCAAAGATTGTCCGAGGgaaagaagagggaagaagatTTTACGCTTGCTCTGCTTGCAGAGAAAGAAGAGACTGTAACTTTTTTCAGTGGGAAGATGAAAAG GTATCAGAAGCTAGACTTTCAGTACGGGAAATGTACAACCAACGCCATCAACCATTATTATCTCACAGAGACAATGTAGAGAGGTAC AAGGAGTATGTAGCGTTGCCACTGTCGGAAAGGAGGTTTTGCAGAGAATGCCAGCTGCTGTTGTTGCCATCAGAGTGGGGAAGACACCTGGGCCATCACATCCTTAGTGATGTCTCTGTTACCCAGCTGAAAAGGCCCAGCCAGCTCCTCATCCCTCTGGAGAATAAGAAGACAAATGCACAATACCTGTTCACCGAGAGAAGCTGCCAGTTCCTGCTGGACCTCATTACTACGCTGGGTTTTAAAAGGGTCCTTTGTGTTGGCACCCCAAG GCTGCATGAATTCATCAAATTCCAAACATCGCAGGAAAAGAAGATCTGCATTAAGAGCCTTTTGTTAGATATTGATTTCAG GTACTCTCAGTTTTATACAGAGGAGGACTTCTGCCATTACAACATGTTTAACCACCATTTCTTTGCTGGAGAG GCTGCTTATGAGATATGTCGGAAGTTCTTGCAGGAGGACAATGGGAAAGACGTCATCATGGTGGCTGATCCTCCCTTTGGAGGCTTGGTTGAAGCTTTGGCATTTAGTTTCAAAAAGCTGGTTGCAATGCGGAGACAAACAGGAGGTGCAG ATCCTGCTGACAACAACTTACCCATACTTTGGATATTTCCATACTTCTTTGAGTCACGCATTCTTGAATTTTTTCCAAATTTCAGTATGCTGGATTATCAG GTGGACTATGATAATCATGCCCTTTATAAGCACGGAAAGACAGGTCGTAAACAGTCCCCAGTTCGTATATTTACCGACATTTCACCACGTTTGATAGTGCTTCCCGTGGAAGAAGGATACAG GTTTTGCTCCATCTGCCAGCGGTACGTTAGCTCAGACAACCAGCACTGTGAAATCTGTGATTCATGCACATCAaaa GATGGGAGACGATGGACACattgtttgctttgcaaaaaatgtgtaaaacCCT CTTGGATTCATTGCAGCGTTTGTGGTCGCTGTGTTCTGCCAAGTCACTCTTGTAAGAGTGCTGAGGTTGGATCTGAGACGGGGTGCTTCATTTGTGGAGTAACGGACCATAAACGCGCCACCTGCCCTAATCTACACGTGGTTAGGAGAACACACCA AGGCGGTAAAAAGTcaaggcaaaagaagaagaagaagttggtgAATGTGAATGCTACGAAAACGACAGGTGGAAAGAAGATGAGAACTGCAGTATAA
- the ZCCHC4 gene encoding rRNA N6-adenosine-methyltransferase ZCCHC4 isoform X2 — protein MYNQRHQPLLSHRDNVERYKEYVALPLSERRFCRECQLLLLPSEWGRHLGHHILSDVSVTQLKRPSQLLIPLENKKTNAQYLFTERSCQFLLDLITTLGFKRVLCVGTPRLHEFIKFQTSQEKKICIKSLLLDIDFRYSQFYTEEDFCHYNMFNHHFFAGEAAYEICRKFLQEDNGKDVIMVADPPFGGLVEALAFSFKKLVAMRRQTGGADPADNNLPILWIFPYFFESRILEFFPNFSMLDYQVDYDNHALYKHGKTGRKQSPVRIFTDISPRLIVLPVEEGYRFCSICQRYVSSDNQHCEICDSCTSKDGRRWTHCLLCKKCVKPSWIHCSVCGRCVLPSHSCKSAEVGSETGCFICGVTDHKRATCPNLHVVRRTHQGGKKSRQKKKKKLVNVNATKTTGGKKMRTAV, from the exons ATGTACAACCAACGCCATCAACCATTATTATCTCACAGAGACAATGTAGAGAGGTAC AAGGAGTATGTAGCGTTGCCACTGTCGGAAAGGAGGTTTTGCAGAGAATGCCAGCTGCTGTTGTTGCCATCAGAGTGGGGAAGACACCTGGGCCATCACATCCTTAGTGATGTCTCTGTTACCCAGCTGAAAAGGCCCAGCCAGCTCCTCATCCCTCTGGAGAATAAGAAGACAAATGCACAATACCTGTTCACCGAGAGAAGCTGCCAGTTCCTGCTGGACCTCATTACTACGCTGGGTTTTAAAAGGGTCCTTTGTGTTGGCACCCCAAG GCTGCATGAATTCATCAAATTCCAAACATCGCAGGAAAAGAAGATCTGCATTAAGAGCCTTTTGTTAGATATTGATTTCAG GTACTCTCAGTTTTATACAGAGGAGGACTTCTGCCATTACAACATGTTTAACCACCATTTCTTTGCTGGAGAG GCTGCTTATGAGATATGTCGGAAGTTCTTGCAGGAGGACAATGGGAAAGACGTCATCATGGTGGCTGATCCTCCCTTTGGAGGCTTGGTTGAAGCTTTGGCATTTAGTTTCAAAAAGCTGGTTGCAATGCGGAGACAAACAGGAGGTGCAG ATCCTGCTGACAACAACTTACCCATACTTTGGATATTTCCATACTTCTTTGAGTCACGCATTCTTGAATTTTTTCCAAATTTCAGTATGCTGGATTATCAG GTGGACTATGATAATCATGCCCTTTATAAGCACGGAAAGACAGGTCGTAAACAGTCCCCAGTTCGTATATTTACCGACATTTCACCACGTTTGATAGTGCTTCCCGTGGAAGAAGGATACAG GTTTTGCTCCATCTGCCAGCGGTACGTTAGCTCAGACAACCAGCACTGTGAAATCTGTGATTCATGCACATCAaaa GATGGGAGACGATGGACACattgtttgctttgcaaaaaatgtgtaaaacCCT CTTGGATTCATTGCAGCGTTTGTGGTCGCTGTGTTCTGCCAAGTCACTCTTGTAAGAGTGCTGAGGTTGGATCTGAGACGGGGTGCTTCATTTGTGGAGTAACGGACCATAAACGCGCCACCTGCCCTAATCTACACGTGGTTAGGAGAACACACCA AGGCGGTAAAAAGTcaaggcaaaagaagaagaagaagttggtgAATGTGAATGCTACGAAAACGACAGGTGGAAAGAAGATGAGAACTGCAGTATAA
- the PI4K2B gene encoding phosphatidylinositol 4-kinase type 2-beta isoform X1, with the protein MAESGAEPVLGPEDGEEEEEADDEELLQLETEAVPGSRAARGVPGGAVRVSLGGGAAAAGPQLGYDGRAGDEEGDYGSSDGDDEEEEPLLGLAASGRSGGRQRRRSATAHTGNVGSIAEMNFFLDDPEFAEIMQQAEQAIESGVFPERISQGSSGSYFVKDPKRKSIGVFKPKSEEPYGHLNPKWTKYFHKMCCPCCFGRGCLVPNQGYLSETGAYLVDSKLGLGVVPKTKVIWIVSETFNYSAIDRAKSRGKKYALEKVPKVGKKFHRIGLPPKVGSFQLFVEGYKEADYWLRKFETDPLPENTRKQFQSQFERLVVLDYVIRNTDRGNDNWLVRYEKQSDERELSDKDIQWIDKKEPIIKIAAIDNGLAFPFKHPDEWRAYPFHWAWLPQAKVPFSQETIDLILPRISDMNFVQDLCEDLYELFKTDKGFDKATFEKQMSVMRGQILNLIQALKDGRSPLQLVQMPRVIVERSHGGGQGRIVHLSNAFTQTFHSRKPFFSSW; encoded by the exons ATGGCGGAGTCCGGGGCCGAGCCGGTTCTCGGCCCAGAggacggggaggaggaggaagaggctgacgACGAGGAGCTGCTCCAGCTGGAGACGGAGGCGGTGCCCGGcagcagggccgccaggggggttcCGGGCGGCGCCGTCAGGGTCAGCCTCGGGGGCGGCGCGGCGGCGGCTGGGCCGCAGCTGGGCTACGATGGAAGAGCCGGCGACGAGGAGGGCGACTACGGCAGCAGCGACGGCGACGACGAAGAAGAGGAGCCTCTACTCGGCTTGGCGGCCTCGGGCCGGAGTGGCGGCCGCCAACGCCGCCGCAGCGCCACAG CACATACAGGAAATGTTGGAAGTATTGCAGAAATGAACTTCTTCTTGGATGATCCAGAATTTGCTGAAATCATGCAGCAAGCAGAACAAGCCATAGAAAGTGGAGTCTTTCCAGAAAGAATCTCACAGGGATCCAGTGGGAGCTACTTCGTCAAAGATCCTAAGAGA AAATCTATTGGAGTATTTAAGCCAAAATCTGAAGAGCCTTATGGTCACCTAAATCCAAAATGGACCAAGTACTTTCACAAAATGTGTTGCCCTTGCTGTTTTGGCAGAGGCTGTCTTGTTCCTAATCAGGGATACCTCTCTGAAACTGGTGCCTATCTTGTGGACAGTAAATTGGGATTGGGAGTGGTGCCTAAAACAAAG GTTATCTGGATTGTTAGTGAAACATTCAACTACAGTGCAATAGATCGTGCAAAATCAAGAGGCAAAAAATATGCTTTAGAAAAAGTGCCAAAGGTTGGTAAAAAATTTCATCGAATAGGACTACCTCCTAAG GTTGGCTCCTTTCAGCTATTTGTGGAAGGCTACAAAGAAGCTGACTATTGGCTCAGGAAATTTGAAACAGACCCTTTGCCTGAGAATACAAGGAAACAATTTCAGTCTCAGTTTGAAAGATTGGTAGTGCTTGATTATGTAATCAGAAACACTG ATAGAGGCAATGACAATTGGCTAGTCAGATATGAAAAGCAGAGTGATGAGAGAGAACTTTCTGATAAG GATATTCAGTGGATTGATAAAAAAGAACCTATTATTAAAATTGCAGCAATTGATAATGGTTTGGCTTTTCCTTTCAAACACCCTGATGAATGGAGAGCAT ATCCATTTCATTGGGCTTGGCTTCCACAAGCAAAGGTCCCCTTTTCTCAAGAAACAATAGATTTGATTCTTCCTCGTATTTCTGACATGAACTTTGTACAGGATCTTTGCGAAGATCTTTATGAATTGTTTAAG ACCGACAAAGGTTTTGACAAGGCTACATTTGAAAAGCAAATGTCTGTGATGAGAGGACAG ATACTTAATCTTATTCAGGCATTAAAGGATGGAAGAAGTCCTCTTCAGCTTGTTCAGATGCCTCGTGTGATTGTGGAAAGAAGTCATGGTGGAGGTCAAGGACGAATTGTTCACCTGAGCAATGCGTTTACACAGACTTTCCATAGCCGGAAGCCTTTCTTTTCCTCTTGGTAG
- the PI4K2B gene encoding phosphatidylinositol 4-kinase type 2-beta isoform X2: MAESGAEPVLGPEDGEEEEEADDEELLQLETEAVPGSRAARGVPGGAVRVSLGGGAAAAGPQLGYDGRAGDEEGDYGSSDGDDEEEEPLLGLAASGRSGGRQRRRSATGNVGSIAEMNFFLDDPEFAEIMQQAEQAIESGVFPERISQGSSGSYFVKDPKRKSIGVFKPKSEEPYGHLNPKWTKYFHKMCCPCCFGRGCLVPNQGYLSETGAYLVDSKLGLGVVPKTKVIWIVSETFNYSAIDRAKSRGKKYALEKVPKVGKKFHRIGLPPKVGSFQLFVEGYKEADYWLRKFETDPLPENTRKQFQSQFERLVVLDYVIRNTDRGNDNWLVRYEKQSDERELSDKDIQWIDKKEPIIKIAAIDNGLAFPFKHPDEWRAYPFHWAWLPQAKVPFSQETIDLILPRISDMNFVQDLCEDLYELFKTDKGFDKATFEKQMSVMRGQILNLIQALKDGRSPLQLVQMPRVIVERSHGGGQGRIVHLSNAFTQTFHSRKPFFSSW, encoded by the exons ATGGCGGAGTCCGGGGCCGAGCCGGTTCTCGGCCCAGAggacggggaggaggaggaagaggctgacgACGAGGAGCTGCTCCAGCTGGAGACGGAGGCGGTGCCCGGcagcagggccgccaggggggttcCGGGCGGCGCCGTCAGGGTCAGCCTCGGGGGCGGCGCGGCGGCGGCTGGGCCGCAGCTGGGCTACGATGGAAGAGCCGGCGACGAGGAGGGCGACTACGGCAGCAGCGACGGCGACGACGAAGAAGAGGAGCCTCTACTCGGCTTGGCGGCCTCGGGCCGGAGTGGCGGCCGCCAACGCCGCCGCAGCGCCACAG GAAATGTTGGAAGTATTGCAGAAATGAACTTCTTCTTGGATGATCCAGAATTTGCTGAAATCATGCAGCAAGCAGAACAAGCCATAGAAAGTGGAGTCTTTCCAGAAAGAATCTCACAGGGATCCAGTGGGAGCTACTTCGTCAAAGATCCTAAGAGA AAATCTATTGGAGTATTTAAGCCAAAATCTGAAGAGCCTTATGGTCACCTAAATCCAAAATGGACCAAGTACTTTCACAAAATGTGTTGCCCTTGCTGTTTTGGCAGAGGCTGTCTTGTTCCTAATCAGGGATACCTCTCTGAAACTGGTGCCTATCTTGTGGACAGTAAATTGGGATTGGGAGTGGTGCCTAAAACAAAG GTTATCTGGATTGTTAGTGAAACATTCAACTACAGTGCAATAGATCGTGCAAAATCAAGAGGCAAAAAATATGCTTTAGAAAAAGTGCCAAAGGTTGGTAAAAAATTTCATCGAATAGGACTACCTCCTAAG GTTGGCTCCTTTCAGCTATTTGTGGAAGGCTACAAAGAAGCTGACTATTGGCTCAGGAAATTTGAAACAGACCCTTTGCCTGAGAATACAAGGAAACAATTTCAGTCTCAGTTTGAAAGATTGGTAGTGCTTGATTATGTAATCAGAAACACTG ATAGAGGCAATGACAATTGGCTAGTCAGATATGAAAAGCAGAGTGATGAGAGAGAACTTTCTGATAAG GATATTCAGTGGATTGATAAAAAAGAACCTATTATTAAAATTGCAGCAATTGATAATGGTTTGGCTTTTCCTTTCAAACACCCTGATGAATGGAGAGCAT ATCCATTTCATTGGGCTTGGCTTCCACAAGCAAAGGTCCCCTTTTCTCAAGAAACAATAGATTTGATTCTTCCTCGTATTTCTGACATGAACTTTGTACAGGATCTTTGCGAAGATCTTTATGAATTGTTTAAG ACCGACAAAGGTTTTGACAAGGCTACATTTGAAAAGCAAATGTCTGTGATGAGAGGACAG ATACTTAATCTTATTCAGGCATTAAAGGATGGAAGAAGTCCTCTTCAGCTTGTTCAGATGCCTCGTGTGATTGTGGAAAGAAGTCATGGTGGAGGTCAAGGACGAATTGTTCACCTGAGCAATGCGTTTACACAGACTTTCCATAGCCGGAAGCCTTTCTTTTCCTCTTGGTAG